The proteins below come from a single Deltaproteobacteria bacterium genomic window:
- a CDS encoding thiolase family protein, whose protein sequence is MKEVMIMDGVRTPIGRMGGALSSFRPEELAAIALKGLVEKTKINPAIVDDVLIGHACTNHAAINIARWAVLKAGLPVSVPAQTVERQCGSGLQTVNSAALAILGGMGEVYIAGGCESWSNAPYLMERQKVPFSLVPNAFITKETGPTPDTNVSMGIIAEILAEEWEISREEQDTFSLRSQERAIQAIEAGYFQEEIVPVTIPQKKGAPIIFDRDEHPRATSLEKLAALQPAFKKGGTVTAGNSSGLNDGSVAILLMSAVKCRDSGLNPLGRFVSCALFGVEPKYMGIAPAYAVPKALERAGLQLADMDVVECNEAFASQTLAVMKELRKKGHQVDPGKWNPNGGAIAFGHPNGMSGGRLTLAALHHLKRTGGRYGLVTLCIGGGQGIATIFERI, encoded by the coding sequence ATGAAAGAAGTTATGATCATGGATGGGGTGAGAACGCCTATCGGACGTATGGGTGGGGCATTATCGAGTTTTCGTCCTGAAGAATTAGCCGCCATCGCATTGAAGGGATTGGTGGAAAAGACAAAAATTAACCCAGCCATAGTGGATGATGTCCTGATCGGCCATGCCTGTACCAATCACGCTGCTATAAACATTGCCCGCTGGGCTGTTCTTAAGGCGGGACTTCCCGTATCCGTGCCGGCCCAGACGGTGGAACGGCAGTGCGGCTCAGGCTTGCAGACCGTCAATTCAGCCGCCCTGGCCATATTGGGGGGGATGGGCGAGGTTTACATCGCCGGGGGATGCGAAAGCTGGAGTAATGCCCCTTATCTGATGGAGCGTCAGAAGGTTCCCTTTTCCCTGGTGCCCAATGCCTTTATTACCAAGGAAACCGGACCGACCCCGGATACCAATGTCTCCATGGGGATCATTGCCGAGATCCTGGCCGAGGAATGGGAGATCTCCAGGGAGGAACAGGATACCTTCAGCCTCAGAAGCCAGGAGCGGGCCATCCAGGCCATTGAGGCGGGATATTTCCAGGAAGAGATCGTCCCTGTGACCATACCGCAGAAAAAGGGGGCCCCGATTATCTTTGACCGGGACGAGCACCCCAGGGCGACGAGTCTGGAGAAGTTGGCGGCCTTGCAACCGGCCTTCAAAAAAGGGGGGACGGTGACGGCCGGGAATTCTTCGGGGCTTAACGACGGAAGCGTGGCCATCCTCCTCATGTCCGCAGTGAAATGCCGGGACTCGGGTCTCAATCCTTTGGGACGTTTTGTGTCCTGCGCTTTGTTCGGTGTGGAGCCCAAATATATGGGTATAGCTCCGGCCTATGCGGTGCCCAAGGCCTTGGAGCGGGCCGGCCTCCAACTGGCCGATATGGACGTAGTGGAGTGCAACGAAGCCTTTGCCTCCCAGACCCTGGCGGTGATGAAAGAACTCCGAAAGAAGGGTCATCAGGTCGACCCGGGAAAGTGGAACCCCAACGGCGGTGCCATCGCCTTCGGCCATCCTAACGGGATGAGCGGCGGCCGGTTGACTTTGGCGGCCTTGCATCACTTGAAAAGGACTGGTGGGAGATATGGTCTGGTCACCCTCTGTATCGGCGGCGGACAGGGGATCGCCACGATTTTCGAAAGGATATGA